GCGGAGCTACCATTGTCTAAGAGGATCCTCTAGGTATTGAACCCTTCAATCGTGAGCATTATGACTAAGGGGTCATTATGAGGCTGCTTCACTCCCTTAGCATCCTCTTCGTTGAAAGACATGTCCTAGTTCCTCTGTCTCTGCTTGAATGGGGGTATCGTGTGGATGCTATTTACTTGCCTCTGGCATGCTTTCTTAAGAGATTTGAATGATCCTCCAGCGAATGGCCCCCCTAGCGATCGTAtttatctccccgatcacatCCTGTGGTGGTTGGAACGGATGATCCTTATTCTTGGACGAGGATTTGCGCTGGCTCTTATTGCCGTCTCTGAACCTGCTGGGCTCTCCCTTCTTCACATACTTCTGCAATTTTCCTTTATGTATCAActcttctattttctcttttagGTCCAGGCAATCCTCCATGTAGTGGCCATGATCCTTGTGGAACCAGtagtatttgttcttgtcacGCACGTTAGGGGATGAATGTAATGGCCTTGGCCACTTGAGGACGTGCTCATCCTTAATCTGCGTTAAAATCTTATCAACATGCATAACTAAGTGAATTTTACCGTTCGTAGAGTTCTTTCATCTTTCCTTTTGTTCCCGTCAGTAGGTTGATGATTTGGACGTTCCCTATTTCGTCCTTTACGGTCGTCctccctctttctcttctcttctgtTTTCTTCACATCTTTAATGGCGGCTAGCgcatcctcagcattcatgtacttctgcGCTTTAAGGAGCATCTCTGCCATCGTATTGGGAGGATTCTTCGCGAGTGAGACCATGAACTCTCTAGATTTTAACCCAGCTTTAAAGGTTGTCAGCTGCATTTTGTCGTCAGCTTCGTCCACCTCCAGTGTTTCCTAGGTGAAGCGTTTCACGTACGACCTCAAGGTCTCTTTCTCCCTTTACTTGATGGTGAGTAAGTGGTCTGCTGATTTCTTTGGGCGTTGTCCAAGTGGTGCAAAAAGGCGCTGCTCAACTATTTGAAGCTATGAATGAACGACGTTGACAATTTTGTAAACCACTCCCTTGCAACTCCTTTGAGAGTGGTGGGGAAGGATCGACACAGGATCTCGTCGGGAGGCTGTTGGAGGCCCAGAgtcgtcttgaaggtgttgAGGTGATCTAGAGGATCTTTTAAACCATCAAATGGTTCAAGCTGAGGCAATTGGAACTTCGATGGTATGGGGCACTCCAAGACTACCGAAGTAAAGGGCGAATCTGTCGTCCTGACCATTCTGTCTAAACTTTGGTCCGTTTTTCCTCTGATGGCATTTCTCAGCTCGTCCATCTACTTCCTCATTTCTCGGAGGGGATCTGAATTTGATTCATCCGGAGTGGTGGGCCCTTGGCGGTCGTTCCTTCTGTGGCTATCTCCCACATCTTCGAGATTGGTCCTGGATCGATCCTCCTCTTGCTGAAGTCTTTGCTTTATTTCCTGATTTCGTCTAGTGAGCTCCTCGATGGTAGACACAAGAGCCTGGATTTGCATAGCTAGGGCTGCATAatcttggttggactccatctgaaTGTAACAGTTGATTGGAAACTACGTACTTGAATCTGGATGCGAGAATGTTGTTCCCACAAATTGTGCCAAACTGATAAAGCACAagttcgtcagttgtagtgaATTCGTCCCGATGGAGCCGAATATTCGCTTTTGTCGCAGTGGAAGTAACAATTCCCTAAAATGGTCACCgatgtggtgcctgccacaacgcctccgatgccaaagtcagtacaagggagtttataataGAATGTAAGGATGATTAGGTATATCTCGTAATTGTGTCTGTACCTTGTGTTGGCaatgtgagggctttatataggTTGCTTcggattctagccgttgtggttGATATTTTGGTGCTAATGCTTTTCTTGGTAACGCTTCCTGCTAAATAATGGAGCTTTAATATGCCCCCAACGATCTGTGCAGCTGATTTTGTAATTGTTCAGGGCATTATTGACGGCATTGAATGATCCCGTTATCCTCGTTGGTGATGTGGGTATTTGCTTAGGCTCGTCCTAGAGAACGGTCTCGTCTGTCTTATTGAGCTCGTCTgtagttgatttcgtcagtcccatcagttGATATGGTGAgtaattattagtaaatgaaaatgTGATATTAGTAATGAGCCTACATGAGAATCAGTAAGAATTGACCATATCAAtaatttgtgaaaatgttaCGTGACTATAGCATTTCTCAAAatgtatttcaaaattaattttgttgtgCTAGAGCTgcataatattttctaaattttttttttacaaactgttgttgTAATgtgtgattattggtaaataaaaaagtgatattagtaATAGAtccatatataaaaattaataaaaatttattatatcaataaattgtaaaaatgcCGTAAAATAAATTGTGCGGGTGTCTTCACTCTTTATTGTACACAAATCCCAAAatcagagttttttttttttttttgtgcgtgACTAGTTGTTTATAATAGGTTGTGGCCCAATTTTAGATTTCTTTTGGGCCCATAAAACCTAAAAGACATATTTACAACTTCCAGTCCAAAAACTAAAGAAGCCCGACCGCCATTGCCTAAAACCCCAAATcgactaaaagtctaaaacccCTTCGAAAAAATCACAGAGATCGATAGCATTATATATAACATTAGAAACAAAGACTAGGGTTTTAGTTTTAGCTTTGAAAATCTTTCTGACCCCTTTGATTTTCCGAGAAAGAAAAACACAGTCAGAGAGAAAAATCATGTTTCCAGGAATGTTCATGCGGAAGCCAGACAAGGCTGTGGCTCTTAAGCAGCTAAAGAGCCACGTGGCGATGTTCGGGGCTTGGGTCGCTGTGATCCGAGTCGCTCCCTATATTCTTCACTATCTATCTGGTGAGAAAGATGAGCTCAAGCTCGAGCTCTAGATCCCCTCCTCCATGAATTTCACAATGGAGAGGTAATAATTTTAACTTGggtctttttaaatttaatttaatatgttttttgaattttttggtggGTGTTTTAGTTTTATGGTTTCTGGATTGTATTGGAAATTGGGTATTCTCTGTTTGTGgttaaagttgataaatttgTCAGTTATGTGATTAATCTTAgttgatttttatataaattttctgtgattttgtttgggttttttctttttttttttggttgttgtgggTGTTCAAGTGACTGTGATGAAAACTGGGTATTCTCTGGTTGTGGTTAAAAGTTCAGATATTTGCCAGTTTTGTGTGATTCAGTTATGTAAAGCATGATGTTTTTGATTAGTTTGATAACTTTGGAATACTTTGTGGATGAATCTATAGTGTGAGATAAGATGATTGTATTGTGTTATCATCAGTCTATATTTCATTAGAAGCATTgctttattttgatattttaacgTATGGAACTTGAATGCATTGTTTGATTTCATGTGGGCTACTGCCTATTGAGCTGATTGAATTATGTAAGTAGAGAGAATAAGATCACACCTTGATTCATCACAAAATTGAGTATGAATTTTATATAGTTGGGGCAACATAAATGCAGAAgacaattagtttttttaattatcgcCTAGGAGtagtttacatgtgttgatctTGAGACTAGCATGTAGCAGTGTCCGTCATAAGTCTTGATGGCTGAAAGAATTTACTTAGGACAtacaatttgaaaatattaaatatataaaagtatagTTTGGTAGGTGATGGAAGACAAACCAGagacataattttttgttaaaaggaCCTTCTCTTAACATATAATAAAAGATTTTCCCTGTGCATGACTACAATAGACAAATATAGTTTTCATATTATTATGATATTTAAGTTTTTCTGGACTTACCTTTGAGATAGCGTCTTTTCTTATCTCTTATATTTGTACTTTTAATCTGCCTTTCAgaaatagcattttttttcatcttttatcCTTTAGAAACTCTATATGCTTTTTATCCATTGTTAAGAGGAGTTTCATGACTTCAATATAATCTAAAATCTTGGAGTCTGGGGTTtgaacacccccccccccccccacccccaagaaaagaaaagaaaagaataacgATGGTTTGTCATGTTTAATGCCCTATGTTTACATTAGTGATCCTAAACTTGTTCGGTGGGTTCTGGTAGGTTGATGGCTGATGTAAAATTGGTAGTCACAACTTACAAACATGAattcactaaaaaaaagtagtttacAAACATGATACAAGTTTATGGATAAACATTTGCTGCTCCTTAATTCCATGTTTTTTGTAGTCTAGGATGATACTCATTATTTTTTCTGCTCCATAATTTTTGTGGTAAGAATCAAGATCTTCTTTCCTTGCTCCAAATTTGCTATATTGTCAGGGAAAACATTGCTGCGCTTGTAAATTTGCTTTGGTGGCTGTAAATTCTTGGCTACTGATAGCATTTTAGGAGATTTTTACAACTGTTGAAGCTATATTACCGTAGTACCAGCTGTATCTTTTTGACCAAATATAGCATCAAGAGAGTCATTGGTATCTTGAGTTGCATTCCCTGATCGTCGGTAAGGAAGCCAATGAGATTGGTACTTTACAACTCCCATCATATGCTTGTCTTCCCCTCAatcccacccaaaaaaaaaaccctaaactgATAAACCAATAGTTTTTATGAGACAATCAATTGACTTGATAGTTAAACCAAAATAAACTgacatcttttaaaaaaattatttgcaacCAAggtaactcgattttgagaactTATATTTGACTGTTTAAGTGCAACACTACTGAGCtattaaacttttttgtttcaaaatatgCTTTTTGTTTGGATGAACtatatgaatatttttattatacattgcttttaaataaataaatattattataaattaataattaattaattaaaaatggttTAACAGACAATCTggcataacaaaaaaaaaaacagtgaactGGTCATATTGAAACCTTGCCCTTGCCTAATTTGAACTCTGGTATGGTTACAAACACAAGGAAAGGATCATCATGACAAAACGGAgtaacttaaaaacaaaaacaaagttaaaacccaaaaccagcaagatcaacaacaagggaTCTCCACCCTCCAAATACAACAGAACACTTTGTTCTTGGTAGTTcgctttatcttcttcttttgctgCAATCTATAACTGACATCATTAATGATTGTTCCTAGCAATGGTGCTTTTGAATTCACTGCCATTTAGCTTATCTGTAGCCCACTGAACCTCAGCTTTCCTGCATCCCACCCTTCTGGCATAAAAGCACCTTCTAAGAATGGCTGATGAGAAGCAATAAAAAAGTTGCTCTCTAGAATCAATTCTTATCCAGCAGAATGGACACAGTAGATCTCCAATGAAGCCCCACTTagacattttttcatttaaagtaatttaattttgaataatcAACCAATTGATCATAAAAGCATGTCTGGGAATGTGGCCTGAAAACCAGACCAATCTCCAGTCTCCACCATATAACTTGCTGCCCTTAGGCTCTAACATCCTCCCAAGCAGAACCACAACTGACATCATTAATAACTATGATGTGTTAATGTGTTCCAGCTTCCTTTTTTATTGAGGATTTCTTTTGTTTAAGTTAGAGGGTGATGATGGTGTGAATCTCAACTTGAAGCCCATCATCTCACTAGCTCATATTCTGCAGGAATTTCAATAATCATGGCTTACTAAGATTTTAGAACTTGTGCATCATGATTTGATCTTCAAAGTGTGTGTAATTTTTGGCATATGcggttttgtttcaataatctGTGAACTacatcttttttctattttttcagcAATTGATTATCTAATATTTCTCCATTCCTTTCTTGTTTGCAGTGTGCCCGGGAAGAGAGAATTGATTTGGATCGGGGAGGTGATTGtgggcttttattttttcttttcctctctctttttatttcatCCTAGAATATTGTGAGGCTAGTGTGTCCTTGCACTATGTCATGTTTCTTTAAGCTTATCTAACATTTATGGCTCATATTATCTTATGGATTCAATTTCAATCGCTGTATGTGTTATTGGATTGGTGGTAGCAGGATATATAATTTGACTTGTCGACATGGTGTTATAGCTTTATACTATTTAATTATGTTCTCTAATAGGGTTCATCCCCACATGGACCAGTTCTTAAATTTGCAACACCAGGGATGTTATACTTTTTAATTATCTTCTCTAATGGGGTTCATCCCCACATGGCAACCAGTTCTTGGATTTACAACACTAATGAAATGTGAACATCTAGGATGTTACATATTTCTCAAGAAGAAAGAGGGGGGAGAGAGGGGGTTCTCAAAATTGCATGACCTTCCAAATTTCGTTGGTAATTAATCTTTCCCAAGTGCACAAGGTAAAATggaattttcttttggaaaCAGAAGTTActtttgaaactctctctctctctctctctcccctatagatcctttcttttttcatttggtTTTCATAATTTGATGCGGTTGTTGTAGCAAACTGCCAATTTGGCTTATATATTCACAGCGAAGCagataaaagaaaatcatgtggggcatttctttaaattatttgattttacaGTTATATGCTTCATTCAATAGCTTAATTCTAAGCCTGTGGTCTTGATACATTACAATCTGATGATGTATATTGGGGAGGGCCCTTTTACAATTATTTGACTCTAAAAGATGATGGTGGCCTTGGAAGAGCAAAATATTGCTTCAAATTCCAAAAAAGGCCGGCAAGGATTATAGACATAGAAGTCAAAAGTAAACAGGATTATTAAGTATATAATAATGTGAACCTTGCTGTGGTTCCACTTACAATTTCCAAACAAATGGAAAAGTTTGTAGTTGGTTATGTTCTTTGCTTTATACAGCAACTACATGTTCTTGTTGTTATGGAAGTACTGGTGAGAGTGGTTGTAATGAAATGATTCTTAGTTTTGCTGCTACAGGAAGGTTCTGTTTTGGGAGAAATGATGTTACTGCATACTTTTTGTGACGTCTATATAATAGCTACCAACCTcaatgaaaagaaaagcatGGCCACCCATGAGTTGCTGCAGGGCTGTTAATGTGAAATTATGTATATATCCATGTACTTCGTATATTTGGATCTGGTTTGTGTCATGTCCTTCTTTATCTGTCCAGAAATAGAGtataatcatataattttaaaaaagtatacTTTCTTGGATTCTTCAATTGAATTCAATTACATACTTGTATTGATCAATGATCAGTGCAAACGAAAACAAAGTAggcataaaaaatttgtttttttaattatataattggTTCGTCTGGTTAGgcattttgagagcttaaaaacacatttttaaaacTCGAAAGCCAAAACTCTATTTCTAATAGTAATACCTTATAGTGTTTTTTACATTCGTTTGTTTTAAATCGAAATCACAATTTCGTAAAAGCTTATTCAAATGCAATCAATATAATGTTTAGTTTagattatattttgaaaatcaattgagACCAATCATAGAATACATCGCCTCATAATTATCGAATGAGACTAATCATAATATTCAAAGACTTGATTATCTATAGGCGGAGACAACAGTATGAAATATCACTTTCCCGTTAATATGGGAGTGGGAGTATGGGACTTTTTGTCTGTGTGAGACACGTGGCAGGTTTGTAACCTCCCTTTAAAGCATTGGCTTATGTTTTTCTTGTGGTCATTTATGCATTAAGTTGACTAATAAGATTTATGCTTCTTTATGTATTACGTATTTGAAGATATGCTTGGCGGCATCAATAAAGCTACCTATGGCCCTCCCCGATGCTTCCCGTTTTCGTTTTAAGCATTAACTACAGGGAGTTAATAGAAATTAACAGTGAGTGAAATATTCCCCTAGTTCTAGAAAGAAATTGTTCTTtgagtattattttattagaaatttaatAGTGATGCACTGATGCCCACACTTGACAGTACAAAATTTCTTACTTAGTGTTGGAAAATCTATACATGCATCCAAGTTTTTCCtgtatgttttttatttggtcAAGTGTGCTCATGGTTAAATCGGCTCAGGGTCAATTTAACAATTGATTCAAACATGGTGAGTCTACAAGTACTCAATTAGGGATGTGCATTCAACTCACCTACATGATGAAACTGAACCATCCTAACTTGACacattaatttagttttttgtgGGTTGAGTTGGATTTGTGAGTCTCGGGTTGGGTCAGGTTTAGGTTGATAGATTTTTTTAACCCATTTGACATGACATAGATATAAGTGTATTTTATTactcctattttattttatttcggtattttgaaaattagtttggatgtatttgaaattttgaaacataatttAGGAGTATAATGAGaattgtaataaatttattgtaaactGAATAATAAAAGCCATTTTTTACAAGATTTGAAACAATCATGCCCTACTCCTGAACCCAATTTGACATAACCCAACCCATGGACATTGAGTTGAGTTGGTTACTGCAAATGAGATAGTTTTTCAGCTTGGGTTTCTTTGGATTGGTTGAATTAGTTGGGTACAAGTTTGGGTTGAACAACCCTTGCAAGGGTTAAAAATGGATTATTTGAGGTCAAGAGGGTGAAAGAgtcgaaggaaaaaaaataacattaggaAAAGTAAAAATGGTTGGACAAAGTTTTCTTCCAAATTGGTTTGGATGATCTCCTCTAACTTATTATTTGACAACTCATTAAATTGCCCCACATGTATTATTTATACACACTACATGTTATCATTCATCAGATAGTGTCTTGAAGAAATTTTCCTCCAAACCAATTTTGTGGTAAACCTGTTACAAAATGGATCATCTACATgcataaaattgaaattgaagatAGTTGtgtattaatatttatatacactttttgatttttccttttgaaaagggtaaaaaaattcaaatcataaCACATTGAATGTAAACTATAACTAGTTAACTTGTCTCCATAAGACACGGTGTATAAGTGTCGGAAATTCACAATGGAATAGCTATTGGAAAGCAACACCTTAACTTAAAGGGATCTACATTCTATTGCCTTCTTATAGTATTAATTGATAATTGCAATACAAAAGATTGCGAAATGAAAAAGCAAACGCCAACTGATTCCTCAATCCCAGCTATATATTGACACTTTGACAGTCCTCTCCAATCAGACTCGCGCACTCAGAACGTGCAACCCAATTCCATAGAAAGACCAAGTGTCAAATCCTACATTATTATAGCAACTACATCATTATTATTCAATCACACCATAAACAACAAAGCTTTACACGAGTCCAAACTCCCACCTGAAAACTTGCCTGAAAAACCACTATTAACTCtgtctttgtgtgtgtgttttgttggCATAAAGATAAGGCTGAGTGGCTGACATTTTCTCACACCTCaacttttcttcatttcttaGCAGTTCTCATAGTTTTAcactcaagaaaaaaaagaaagaaagagcaaaGGTCCAAGAATGTTTGTGTTGTGTGTAGATCAATATCCAGTTTGAAATAGAATGACAAGGTTGGGGTGGCTATGGTTGAAAGAATTGAATTATGATGAGCCTATACAAGGGAAAGGAGGCAAACCCAGATTATAGAAGAGGTAGTAGATCCCATGCAACAAGGCCATGGATGTGGTACCTGGCTCAGTGGGGACCAGTGCTGGCTTCTCTTTGAGGTTGGGCCAGACCATCTTTTCCTCTGCTTCTCTTCTTTTCATGTCTCTGGGTGTTGAATTCTACAGCTACACTGCTTTCTGGTAATTCTTTattctcttttctatttcttctttgattCGATTCTAGCTggttcttctttgtttttacCTTTTTCATTTCACTGCAATTAGCACACATTCTCTAAGATTTTCTGCATGCTTGATCTTATTCTTTTGAAAGTAGAACGGataattcttttaatttctttactGATTTTCAGAAATCAGCCTTAGAATAAGAAACTATCAATcattaaaatgacaaaactttaGTCCTTAGATTTAGGGTGTTGCTCAATTTCTATGTCAAAGTTCTAAAAATGAAGTGCTGATAATAGAACATTATTCGAAAAACACAAAacatccttcttcttctttctattcCTAATTTTGAGATTGATCAATCTTGGCCATGACAAGTTAGGGTAACTTTCTACTGGAATTTACTCATTGGCATCGACTTTTCTGGTTTCGTTAAGCCAGAAGTCCAATGACCAGTACCAAAAGACACTACTTTCCACAAGAAATTTCAAACCATTGGATTGACCATGACTTAAAACAGGGAACTTTGAAATGCTTAACATAGGCATGAAGATCTTATCACTTTCAAGAAAACTTCAGTGACCTGTTTAGTGCAAATTTGACTTACTGGGTTCATGCTATCATTCACATCTGTTAGATCCTTCCTTTTGTGCTCACCCACTGCTGGCTTACCATTTTTACAGCTGCAGGCCAATATTGTTGACAATTAGTCCATTAAATTAGATTCACTGGTATGAGATGATTACCCTCAGAATTTTCAGTATTCCATTTGTCTGCCATCTCCTCtctttaattccaaaatttggaacatgttttgtcatttgttatCTAGACTTATGGTTCAATTCATACTCTTTGCCTCTAGTTTTATGCTTCCCATGATCAAATTCCATGAAATCCAGAAGAAAAATGGGCTAGTTTGGCTAGAATGGCCTAAGTTGAAACTGTGTTGTGAAAACAATGAATATGGTTTAAAACACTGAGGATGATAATATAAATTACAGGCACTTGACAATCTGAATTAGTGATACGCATTTTCAAATCTAAGGGTCAAGAATAGAACCAGAAGGCAAATAGGTTCCTCCACTCTCTGAATGATGACCAAGAATGCTAGGGACAGCTATTCTCACAAAACGCTAAGGTGGCAAGTTGTGATTAGAGAGCAACGTCGCTTTCACAAGAAGACTATTCTATTATTATCCATTCCTGAACCTGAATCAAAATACAAGGGAATAGATTCTAAAAGTTGTGGAGCAATGTATTAccactattttgt
This portion of the Castanea sativa cultivar Marrone di Chiusa Pesio chromosome 7, ASM4071231v1 genome encodes:
- the LOC142643270 gene encoding mitochondrial import receptor subunit TOM6 homolog — its product is MFPGMFMRKPDKAVALKQLKSHVAMFGAWVAVIRVAPYILHYLSGEKDELKLEL